From Chryseobacterium gallinarum, one genomic window encodes:
- the radA gene encoding DNA repair protein RadA, giving the protein MAKLKTAYFCQNCGTQYPQWMGQCKNCGQWNTLVEEVVEKPSHSAPPFSKSKQHVINIIEVETSEEPRIKTPSEELNRVLGGGIVLGSVTLIGGEPGIGKSTLLLQLALKMKKKIFYVSGEESASQIKMRADRLTDVKNPNCFLFTETSLEKILHEAKKLEPDFVIIDSIQTLQSQLIESSPGTVSQIRECSNEIIKYAKENNVPVFLVGHITKDGQIAGPKVLEHMVDVVLNFDGDRNHLFRLLRANKNRFGSTSEIGIYEMISQGLKEIKNPSEILITKKFEELSGNSVAVTLEGNRPMLLEIQALVSTAVYGTPQRSSTGFDSKRLNMLLAVLEKRAGFQLGAKDVFLNITGGIKTDDPALDLAVVASILSSNEDIAISEHYCFAGEIGLSGEIRPVAQIEQRITEAEKLGYEKIFVSNLNKIPKRKFGIRIEEVSKVEDFHERLF; this is encoded by the coding sequence ATGGCAAAACTGAAAACAGCATATTTCTGTCAAAACTGCGGAACCCAGTATCCCCAATGGATGGGGCAATGTAAAAATTGCGGACAATGGAATACTTTAGTTGAGGAGGTGGTGGAAAAACCTTCACACAGCGCACCTCCTTTCTCGAAGTCCAAGCAACATGTCATCAACATTATTGAGGTTGAAACCAGTGAAGAACCCAGAATAAAAACACCTTCCGAAGAACTTAACCGCGTTCTGGGCGGTGGTATTGTTTTAGGCTCTGTTACCCTGATTGGCGGTGAGCCCGGTATTGGGAAATCAACACTGCTGCTTCAGCTTGCCTTGAAAATGAAGAAAAAAATCTTCTATGTCTCCGGCGAGGAAAGTGCTTCTCAGATCAAAATGAGGGCAGATCGCTTAACGGATGTTAAAAATCCCAATTGCTTTCTCTTTACCGAAACTTCATTGGAAAAAATCCTTCATGAAGCCAAAAAGCTGGAGCCGGATTTTGTGATCATCGATTCTATACAAACCCTCCAATCCCAGCTTATTGAAAGCTCTCCCGGAACTGTTTCCCAAATCAGGGAATGCTCCAATGAGATTATCAAATACGCTAAAGAAAACAATGTCCCTGTTTTCCTGGTTGGCCACATTACAAAAGATGGCCAGATTGCCGGCCCCAAAGTACTGGAACATATGGTGGATGTGGTTTTGAATTTCGATGGAGACAGAAACCATCTTTTCAGATTGCTGAGAGCCAATAAAAACAGATTCGGCTCCACTTCTGAAATCGGAATTTATGAAATGATTTCCCAGGGGCTGAAGGAAATTAAAAACCCTTCGGAAATCCTTATCACCAAAAAATTTGAAGAACTTTCCGGAAATTCAGTAGCGGTCACCCTTGAAGGAAACAGGCCTATGCTTCTGGAAATTCAGGCGTTGGTAAGCACCGCCGTATACGGAACTCCACAAAGAAGCTCTACAGGATTTGACTCTAAAAGATTAAACATGCTTCTTGCCGTACTGGAAAAAAGGGCAGGTTTTCAACTGGGAGCCAAAGACGTTTTCCTTAATATTACAGGAGGAATCAAAACAGATGATCCGGCATTGGACCTCGCAGTAGTAGCTTCCATCCTTTCTTCCAATGAAGATATTGCCATTTCCGAGCATTACTGCTTCGCCGGTGAAATTGGATTAAGCGGGGAAATCCGCCCGGTTGCACAGATTGAACAAAGAATCACGGAAGCTGAAAAGCTCGGTTATGAAAAAATATTCGTTTCCAACCTCAACAAAATCCCGAAAAGGAAATTTGGAATCAGGATTGAAGAAGTCAGTAAAGTAGAAGATTTCCATGAGAGACTTTTTTAG
- the yidC gene encoding membrane protein insertase YidC, which produces MQQNNGIDKKQMISFAVLCLVLFGFMFYFQNKQAKEEQLKAQQQKTEQVKSAVKQTQASNINPNVTPNAIQTANLGNNELKLEFSSLGGQLSKVELLKYKAYNHKTDNADQPLYLINKNNSNYGFQFKDKTGKVINTKDLVFSPSVNGNAVTLTADYNGAVIQFIYTLLPKYTLDFKVRTQGLANITADNKADFIWDYNVRNLEKGRAQEQSHSEFSYAFNNYKDYDYDGRTTMDEEKETLNWIGVKQQFFSSVIEAKNGFTQSKGNQENVEEGEYLKKFSYEGFVQMTGSELNQDFTWYFMPLDLPLLKSYDKNFDEILPLGWSFIGAMNRWFFIPMYNFIASWGLTAGWAIFLLTIIVKLILSPIMYKQHKLSAMMKVIRPEIDEVNAKFKDADPMKKQQATMEVYRKAGVNQMAGCLPALVQIPIFYALFRFFPNFIDLRGKGFWFAKDLTAYDDLIKLPFKIPFLGDHLSIFALACTVVILIYTVMTSGNMQQPQQEGMPNMKVLMYIFPITFLFFLNTSASGLSWYYFVSNAINILIILVIKYWILDEKKIHAQIQANKEKPKAEGKFQKRMREMMEKAQEQQKAQEQMRNRKK; this is translated from the coding sequence ATGCAACAAAACAACGGAATCGATAAGAAGCAAATGATTAGTTTCGCGGTTTTATGCCTGGTTCTCTTTGGTTTTATGTTCTATTTCCAGAACAAACAGGCAAAAGAAGAGCAGTTAAAAGCTCAGCAGCAGAAAACTGAACAGGTAAAAAGTGCCGTAAAACAAACTCAGGCAAGCAATATCAATCCAAATGTAACTCCTAATGCTATTCAGACAGCCAATTTAGGGAATAATGAATTGAAATTGGAATTTTCCAGTTTGGGAGGACAACTTTCTAAAGTAGAACTTTTAAAGTATAAAGCATATAACCATAAAACAGATAATGCGGACCAGCCACTTTATCTGATCAATAAAAATAACTCTAATTACGGTTTCCAGTTTAAAGACAAAACAGGTAAGGTTATTAATACCAAAGATTTAGTTTTTTCACCGTCAGTAAACGGAAATGCTGTAACCTTAACGGCTGATTATAACGGAGCGGTTATCCAGTTTATTTACACCTTACTTCCGAAATATACCTTGGATTTTAAAGTAAGAACTCAGGGGCTGGCTAATATTACGGCAGACAACAAAGCCGATTTTATCTGGGATTATAATGTAAGAAATTTAGAAAAAGGAAGGGCTCAGGAACAGTCTCACTCAGAATTCTCATATGCCTTCAATAATTATAAAGATTATGATTATGACGGAAGAACTACTATGGATGAGGAAAAAGAAACGCTTAACTGGATTGGTGTGAAACAGCAGTTTTTCTCTTCTGTGATTGAGGCGAAAAATGGTTTTACTCAAAGTAAAGGAAATCAGGAAAACGTTGAAGAAGGAGAATACCTGAAAAAATTCAGTTATGAAGGATTCGTTCAGATGACGGGAAGTGAGCTGAATCAGGATTTTACATGGTATTTTATGCCATTGGATCTTCCTTTGCTGAAATCTTATGATAAAAACTTTGATGAGATTCTTCCTCTGGGTTGGTCGTTCATCGGAGCTATGAACCGCTGGTTCTTTATTCCTATGTATAATTTTATTGCATCATGGGGATTAACAGCCGGATGGGCTATTTTCTTACTAACCATTATTGTAAAGCTGATCTTATCACCAATCATGTACAAGCAGCATAAGCTAAGTGCCATGATGAAAGTGATCCGTCCTGAGATTGATGAGGTGAATGCCAAATTCAAAGATGCGGATCCGATGAAAAAACAGCAGGCTACGATGGAGGTTTACAGGAAAGCCGGAGTTAACCAGATGGCGGGTTGTTTACCGGCATTGGTCCAGATTCCTATTTTCTATGCGTTGTTCCGGTTCTTCCCGAACTTTATAGATTTAAGAGGAAAGGGATTCTGGTTTGCCAAAGATTTGACAGCTTATGACGACTTGATCAAGTTACCATTTAAAATTCCGTTTTTAGGAGACCACTTGAGTATTTTTGCATTGGCATGTACTGTTGTTATCTTAATTTATACCGTGATGACTTCAGGGAATATGCAGCAACCGCAACAGGAAGGAATGCCAAATATGAAGGTCTTGATGTATATTTTCCCAATTACATTCCTGTTCTTCCTGAATACTTCAGCATCTGGTCTTTCCTGGTATTATTTTGTATCCAATGCGATTAATATTTTAATTATCCTTGTTATTAAATATTGGATCCTGGATGAGAAGAAAATCCATGCACAGATCCAGGCTAATAAAGAAAAGCCAAAAGCAGAAGGCAAGTTCCAGAAGAGAATGAGAGAGATGATGGAAAAAGCACAGGAGCAGCAAAAAGCTCAGGAACAAATGAGAAACAGAAAGAAGTAA
- a CDS encoding CTP synthase translates to MSKKNTKYIFVTGGVTSSLGKGIVSASLGLLLKSRGFNVTIQKLDPYINIDPGTLNPYEHGECYVTEDGAETDLDLGHYERYLDAPTSQNNNVTTGKIYQTVIEKERKGDFLGKTVQVIPHITNEIKRRIKILSKQNYDIIITEIGGTVGDIESLPYIETVRQLKWELGEKNSMVIHLTLLPYLASSGELKTKPSQHSVRQLMESGIMADVLVCRTEHKIPKDQRAKLAQFCNVPLENVIECKDMETIYEVPMYLQKQNFDDVVLKELDLKSDKDADLKDWKSFLKKFQNPKKTVEIALVGKYVSLQDSYISIAEAFKHAGADLETEVKVRWVYSGDITEENIKDTLKGVNGILVAPGFGDRGIEGKVLTAKYARENKIPMLGICLGMQIMTIEFARNVLGHTKANSMEFDTATPDPVISLMEEQKNVIDKGGTMRLGAWKCALKNGSRLSEIYGSKNISERHRHRYEFNSDYLQEFEKNGFLATGTNPETGLVEALELPGHPFYVGVQYHPEYKSTVATPHPLFRAFIKACEKK, encoded by the coding sequence ATGAGTAAAAAGAATACAAAATACATCTTTGTGACAGGAGGTGTAACTTCATCTTTGGGAAAAGGAATCGTTTCTGCTTCTCTGGGACTATTGCTAAAATCACGCGGTTTTAACGTAACGATCCAAAAACTTGATCCTTATATCAATATTGACCCGGGAACTTTGAATCCTTATGAGCATGGAGAATGCTATGTGACTGAAGATGGTGCGGAGACGGATCTGGATTTAGGTCACTACGAGCGTTACCTTGATGCTCCCACTTCCCAAAACAACAACGTTACTACAGGAAAAATTTACCAGACTGTTATTGAAAAAGAAAGAAAAGGAGATTTTTTAGGGAAAACAGTGCAGGTAATTCCTCATATCACCAACGAAATCAAACGTAGAATTAAAATCCTTTCAAAACAAAACTACGATATCATTATTACCGAGATCGGAGGAACGGTAGGGGATATTGAATCTTTACCCTACATTGAAACTGTCCGCCAGTTAAAATGGGAACTGGGAGAGAAAAATTCTATGGTTATTCACCTGACTTTGTTGCCTTATCTGGCTTCAAGCGGGGAATTAAAAACAAAACCATCGCAACATTCAGTTCGCCAATTGATGGAGAGCGGAATTATGGCGGATGTATTGGTCTGCAGAACAGAGCATAAAATTCCTAAAGATCAGAGAGCAAAACTGGCTCAATTCTGTAACGTTCCTTTGGAAAACGTTATTGAATGTAAAGATATGGAAACCATCTATGAAGTGCCAATGTATCTTCAGAAGCAAAACTTCGATGATGTAGTACTGAAGGAACTGGACCTGAAAAGTGATAAAGATGCTGATCTGAAAGATTGGAAAAGTTTCCTTAAAAAATTCCAGAATCCAAAGAAAACTGTTGAAATAGCTCTTGTTGGAAAATATGTTTCCCTTCAGGATTCCTATATTTCTATTGCTGAGGCTTTCAAACATGCAGGGGCAGATCTTGAAACCGAGGTGAAGGTAAGATGGGTGTACAGCGGAGATATTACGGAAGAGAATATTAAAGATACGCTCAAAGGAGTGAATGGTATCCTTGTTGCCCCGGGATTCGGAGACCGAGGAATAGAAGGAAAGGTCCTGACGGCAAAATATGCAAGGGAAAACAAGATCCCGATGCTGGGAATCTGTTTGGGAATGCAGATCATGACTATTGAGTTTGCGAGAAATGTTTTAGGACATACCAAAGCCAATTCCATGGAATTTGATACGGCTACTCCGGATCCTGTTATTTCATTAATGGAAGAGCAGAAAAATGTAATAGATAAAGGAGGAACAATGCGTCTTGGAGCCTGGAAATGTGCGCTGAAAAACGGATCCAGATTATCCGAAATTTATGGAAGCAAAAATATTTCTGAAAGACACCGTCACCGTTATGAATTCAATAGTGACTACCTGCAGGAATTTGAAAAGAACGGTTTTCTGGCTACGGGTACAAACCCTGAAACAGGATTGGTAGAAGCACTTGAGCTTCCCGGCCATCCATTCTATGTGGGTGTTCAGTATCACCCGGAATATAAAAGTACAGTAGCAACACCGCATCCTTTATTCAGAGCTTTTATTAAGGCTTGCGAAAAGAAATAA
- a CDS encoding SusC/RagA family TonB-linked outer membrane protein, with amino-acid sequence MKKLTASVLMVALSSPFFIVKAQQGNDTVKTKNIEEIVVTGALGLKKKADAITNAQQVVGTKELNQASSPNAVQALTGKVSGLQISQTDNSVGASSRIVIRGNKSISGNNQALVVIDNVISSASILAQIPPEMIENVNVIKGLQGAALYGQQGVNGVVIVTTKRGTKSEKIQFTLTSSIEMTQAFMFPKIQTVYGKGVPGEQVYPDGDIDYSGTNYVPWENTSWGPAYNDPRIGGQLVPSGLPQDNNQFIYERYSPVKNHFSKFFKNGVIFQNGLTVTSGGSDSYATLSINRVENNFVVDQDKLVQNSFLLKAGKKLDKLRIDGTVNYISKVINQTSSELYNDIIQMPAMNDIRKYSNSGIDGFLSAFTKNPYYQIQHTRQNTINDYLSGILSLQYEFNKNISLSYSGNVFLNNVRQDNHDDGYIATRLYANTGTVLDDGTIQDYSQNANYDSYYINRTVSTRSYYGDLMLNFNYDLTDDINLKFNIGNNIQDSYRTARAMGGTGLIAQGWYDIRNVKNPIQPGNTNGANVLDNLGFDNTTTRQRTVAGFANLDLSYKDYLFLNSTLRVEQSSVLSTYFNGEIHNKSYPYYSVGLSFIPTKAFAGLKNDVINYIKIAPSFTKVGNTSAINPYDTSNVGIAPAGYPFPGLLGYGININQTNRAIQPEFMYTSDLNIQLGFLNDRITLEGSFYQSDTKNLITNASISNTTGINRLKDNVGKTRMKGLEIDLGVTPFKTQNFTWNFRAGYASSRSKVLELPEGLDEVALAVPYTTVGLGVFAIKGSDFPVLKATTFQRDDQGRIIVGADGVPLQNNTLSNMGRVTPDYTLTFNTSIRFKNFTLSGTMDYRKGGKFASLAKSTLTFAGLTEETASFDRTQGYVIPNSVQLVNGQYVANNTPVNGTADYAGAANYFTSQSLQRLGEPMILDATAFKVREIALSYDVPKSVLSSTFVNSLTIGLFARNPFFVYAKENRNYADPETSYTSGNGAGIAIAGQYPSQRSFGINLKASF; translated from the coding sequence ATGAAGAAACTAACAGCAAGTGTACTTATGGTAGCACTTTCTTCACCCTTTTTTATTGTAAAAGCCCAACAGGGAAATGATACAGTAAAGACAAAGAACATTGAAGAAATTGTGGTTACAGGTGCACTAGGTCTAAAAAAGAAAGCTGATGCTATCACCAATGCTCAACAGGTAGTTGGTACAAAAGAGTTAAATCAAGCTTCATCTCCCAATGCAGTACAAGCTTTAACAGGAAAGGTTTCCGGATTACAGATTTCACAGACAGATAATAGTGTAGGTGCTTCGAGCAGAATTGTTATCAGGGGGAATAAATCTATTTCTGGAAATAACCAGGCTTTGGTGGTTATTGATAATGTTATTTCTAGTGCAAGTATTTTAGCACAAATTCCACCTGAAATGATTGAAAATGTAAACGTCATTAAAGGTTTACAAGGAGCCGCACTTTATGGTCAACAAGGAGTAAATGGAGTTGTTATTGTTACAACTAAAAGAGGAACGAAAAGTGAAAAAATCCAATTCACACTTACTTCTTCAATCGAAATGACCCAGGCTTTTATGTTTCCTAAAATCCAAACAGTATATGGAAAAGGAGTGCCTGGAGAACAAGTGTACCCTGATGGTGACATAGATTATAGTGGAACTAATTACGTACCTTGGGAAAATACTTCATGGGGACCGGCTTATAATGACCCTCGTATAGGAGGACAATTGGTTCCTTCTGGTCTTCCACAAGATAATAATCAATTTATCTATGAGAGATATTCACCGGTAAAAAATCATTTCTCGAAATTCTTTAAAAATGGTGTTATTTTCCAGAACGGTCTAACAGTAACCTCAGGGGGTTCGGACTCTTATGCTACCTTGTCAATCAACAGAGTAGAAAATAATTTCGTTGTTGATCAAGACAAATTAGTACAAAATAGCTTCTTGCTTAAGGCTGGGAAAAAATTAGATAAATTAAGAATTGACGGGACTGTAAATTATATCAGTAAAGTCATTAATCAGACAAGTTCAGAACTATACAATGATATTATTCAAATGCCTGCCATGAATGATATTAGAAAATATAGTAATTCAGGTATCGACGGATTCCTTTCTGCTTTTACAAAAAATCCGTATTACCAGATACAGCATACAAGACAAAATACAATTAATGATTACCTATCTGGAATTTTGTCATTGCAGTATGAGTTCAATAAAAATATTAGCTTGAGCTATTCAGGAAATGTGTTTTTGAACAATGTAAGACAAGATAATCATGACGATGGTTATATTGCCACAAGATTATATGCAAATACAGGAACTGTCCTAGATGATGGTACAATCCAGGATTATTCCCAGAATGCCAATTACGATTCATATTATATCAATCGTACAGTGAGCACACGTAGCTATTATGGAGATTTAATGTTGAACTTTAATTATGATCTTACAGATGATATTAATTTAAAATTCAATATTGGTAATAATATCCAGGATAGTTACAGAACGGCAAGAGCAATGGGAGGAACAGGATTGATTGCTCAGGGATGGTATGATATCCGAAATGTTAAAAATCCAATCCAGCCGGGGAATACAAATGGAGCTAACGTATTGGATAATTTAGGTTTTGACAATACTACAACAAGACAAAGAACAGTAGCAGGTTTTGCGAACTTAGATTTATCATACAAAGACTATTTATTCTTGAACTCTACCCTTAGAGTTGAACAAAGCTCTGTTTTGTCTACTTATTTTAATGGAGAAATTCATAATAAATCTTATCCTTACTATTCAGTAGGTCTTTCATTTATTCCTACTAAAGCATTTGCCGGATTAAAAAATGATGTTATTAATTATATAAAAATCGCACCAAGTTTCACTAAAGTAGGAAATACTTCAGCGATCAATCCATATGATACATCTAATGTGGGAATTGCTCCTGCAGGATATCCTTTTCCTGGGTTGCTTGGATATGGTATTAACATTAACCAGACGAATAGAGCGATTCAGCCTGAATTTATGTATACATCAGATTTGAATATCCAACTAGGATTCTTAAATGATCGTATTACTTTAGAAGGATCATTCTATCAATCGGATACAAAAAACCTTATTACAAATGCTAGTATCTCAAATACAACAGGTATTAATAGATTGAAAGATAATGTAGGAAAAACTAGAATGAAAGGGTTGGAGATTGATTTAGGAGTTACTCCGTTTAAAACTCAGAACTTCACATGGAACTTTAGAGCAGGTTATGCAAGTTCAAGATCTAAGGTATTGGAACTTCCTGAAGGGTTAGATGAAGTAGCTCTTGCAGTACCATATACAACGGTTGGACTTGGGGTTTTTGCAATTAAAGGATCGGATTTCCCAGTTCTTAAAGCCACAACTTTCCAGAGAGATGATCAAGGCAGAATAATTGTTGGGGCTGATGGAGTACCTTTACAAAATAATACCTTGAGTAATATGGGTAGGGTAACTCCTGACTATACACTGACTTTCAATACTTCAATCAGGTTTAAAAACTTTACACTTTCAGGAACTATGGATTACCGTAAAGGAGGAAAGTTTGCTTCATTAGCTAAGAGTACTCTTACGTTTGCTGGTCTTACAGAGGAGACTGCAAGCTTTGACAGGACTCAGGGATATGTAATTCCTAATTCAGTTCAGCTTGTAAACGGACAATATGTTGCTAATAATACTCCGGTAAACGGAACCGCTGATTATGCTGGTGCTGCTAACTATTTTACTTCACAATCTTTACAAAGACTAGGTGAACCAATGATTTTGGATGCGACAGCTTTCAAAGTGAGAGAAATTGCATTGTCTTATGATGTGCCAAAATCGGTATTGTCTTCAACTTTTGTTAATAGTCTTACTATTGGACTTTTTGCAAGAAACCCATTCTTTGTATATGCGAAAGAAAACAGAAATTATGCAGATCCGGAAACATCTTATACAAGTGGTAATGGTGCAGGTATTGCTATCGCGGGGCAATATCCATCTCAAAGATCTTTTGGTATTAACTTAAAAGCTTCTTTCTAA
- a CDS encoding ribonuclease HII, whose translation MELIKNWSNLYIEAGCDEVGRGCLSGPVVAAAVILDDGFQQNLVNDSKKLTFKTRMELDSYIKDNVKNYAIAELPPSFIDEHNILNASIHAMHRALDQLTIKPELILVDGNKFHPYNYIPHQCIIQGDSKVLSIAAASILAKNYRDTLMIKLHEEHPEYGWDTNFGYATKKHQEALIKYGPTRYHRQSFRLKYD comes from the coding sequence ATGGAATTAATAAAAAACTGGTCAAATCTTTACATTGAAGCAGGATGTGATGAAGTCGGAAGAGGCTGTTTAAGCGGACCTGTTGTCGCAGCGGCTGTTATTTTAGATGATGGCTTTCAACAAAACCTGGTTAATGATTCAAAGAAATTAACATTCAAAACCAGAATGGAACTGGACAGTTATATCAAAGACAATGTAAAGAATTATGCTATTGCAGAGCTTCCCCCGTCATTCATTGATGAACATAATATATTAAACGCCAGCATTCATGCCATGCACCGTGCTTTGGATCAATTAACAATAAAGCCTGAGCTTATACTGGTAGATGGCAATAAATTCCATCCTTACAACTATATCCCTCATCAATGCATTATTCAGGGAGATTCTAAGGTACTATCCATTGCTGCCGCCTCTATCCTTGCCAAAAACTACAGAGATACATTAATGATTAAACTTCATGAAGAACATCCTGAATATGGCTGGGATACCAATTTCGGATATGCAACCAAAAAGCATCAGGAAGCTCTTATAAAATATGGTCCTACAAGGTACCACAGACAGTCATTCAGACTAAAGTATGATTAA
- a CDS encoding acyl carrier protein phosphodiesterase, protein MNYLAHSFLSFTDGQIVGQFLEDFIRNKDRFSFPKDIQDGITLHRAIDTFTDSHPAIHEAKKVFSPLVRLYAGAFVDVSMDYFVANDLSLLSLAGWKAHSLRVYKVLNEHEQWLPENLKRMLVKMEHDDWLYNYREDWGIKFSIQNVLNKAQYLGKDIPVFEAFLENKNILQEYYHDFFPDLQLHVSGINSLLQLENDV, encoded by the coding sequence ATGAATTACCTGGCTCATTCTTTTCTTTCCTTTACCGACGGGCAAATCGTAGGACAATTCCTGGAAGATTTCATCCGGAATAAAGACCGGTTTTCTTTCCCGAAAGATATTCAGGATGGCATTACCCTTCATAGAGCAATAGATACCTTTACGGATTCACATCCCGCCATCCATGAAGCCAAAAAAGTTTTTTCTCCTTTGGTAAGGCTATACGCCGGTGCTTTCGTGGATGTTTCCATGGATTATTTTGTGGCCAATGACCTTTCCTTACTCTCTTTAGCAGGCTGGAAAGCTCATTCTTTACGAGTGTATAAAGTTCTGAATGAACATGAACAATGGCTTCCTGAAAATCTCAAAAGAATGCTGGTCAAAATGGAACATGACGACTGGCTTTATAACTACCGGGAAGACTGGGGAATAAAGTTCAGTATCCAGAATGTTCTGAACAAAGCCCAATATCTGGGGAAGGATATTCCTGTTTTTGAAGCGTTTTTAGAAAATAAAAATATCCTTCAGGAATATTATCATGATTTCTTCCCGGATCTGCAGTTGCA
- a CDS encoding YceI family protein: protein MKKVLLSFIFAFLSSMTFAQTTWEVDPMHSSVNFNIKHMGISFVQGRFDKFYGKVTTQEKNLDNADFEFGVAVGSINTGVDMRDKHLLSADFFDVAQYSDMSFKSASISKDKNNNYILKGTLKIKDVAKEISVPVTFGGIAKNQKGKEVMGFQTKFTINRLDYGIKYDPTGAGVGKDVDVNLYFELQKQ, encoded by the coding sequence ATGAAAAAAGTACTTTTATCTTTCATATTTGCATTTTTAAGCAGTATGACTTTTGCACAAACTACCTGGGAAGTTGATCCTATGCATTCTTCCGTTAATTTCAATATTAAACACATGGGAATTAGTTTTGTGCAGGGAAGATTTGATAAGTTTTACGGAAAAGTAACTACCCAGGAGAAGAATCTGGATAACGCAGACTTTGAATTTGGCGTGGCGGTAGGGTCTATCAACACAGGAGTGGACATGAGGGACAAGCATCTTTTAAGCGCTGATTTTTTTGATGTTGCGCAATATTCTGATATGTCATTCAAGAGTGCTTCTATTTCAAAAGATAAAAACAATAATTACATTTTGAAAGGAACTTTAAAAATTAAAGATGTAGCCAAAGAAATAAGTGTCCCGGTGACATTCGGAGGAATTGCAAAAAATCAGAAGGGGAAAGAAGTAATGGGCTTTCAGACTAAGTTCACGATTAACCGTTTGGACTACGGAATAAAATATGATCCGACGGGAGCAGGTGTAGGGAAGGATGTGGATGTCAATTTATATTTTGAGCTGCAAAAGCAATAA